GGACACATTACCAATTGCTCGCATGCTTGCAGAAAGAGTGATCACTGATTGTGCCCCAAAACTAGAACCACACTTGAGGAAATTCGCTAAGCCGAGGAATGTTTTCTTAAGAAAGTATAGCAAAGTTGTTGCTTCCATAGTCGAAGGCAAGTCTGGTTTTAGAGGGCAACAAGCCATAAATTCTGCCAATGTTGAGGTGTGACAATCTTTTATCTAGACATAGTTGAGATCTTTCTTATTGAATGAAGCTGTCATTTATGTTTATAGCTTTCTATTTGCAGCATCCTAAGCCACTGTTTGAAATTTAAAGTGAACATTCCGCACAGGGAATAGGGTTTTTAAAATGTTGATGATTTGTGTGATTGCCAGGAAATTGCATTTAAGTTTAAATCAATACATTGTACTCTACTAGTTTATGTGAACCCTTTTGTTGGCTGAGGtcttatttttttgtttaaatgaCAATTTGCATTTTATCTTAAGGAACTGGCAAATACAAAGAGAGAGGATTCAGATGGTGAGACTGTTAACATTACATCCCCAAATCTAAACCCCACAGAGAGTTCTGACAAACCAAGATCAAGAATAGGTCGTCCACGTGGTTCAAATAATTCAGGAACAAAATTAAAAATGCTGGCAGGTGCCAAGCGTAAGATTGTTGGCGAAGTTTCATCTGCAAAACAGAATTTTGAGAAAGATGTTGCAGGAGAGATGAGGCAGAAGGTATTTGTGCAGTAAATTTTCATTGTAGCTTACCCTCATCTCCAAATATGCCCTACAGCTAGTGTCTCTGTATCTTATCAGTGTCATGATAATTTTTTGTTACATTTTGCTTCTGAATATAATAATGATGACCCAGTTTCGTGACTGGCTCAGATGCAAAAACTAGATGAAAGATTACTTGGTGATAGAGTTCAAGTATGGTGGCCAGAGGATCAGCAGTGAGTTTTCCTATATATGCATATCTTTCAGTTAGAAattgtcaaaattttaatttctacgaATTTGATTCACAGGTTCTACACTGGCAAGGTTATCCAGTACAATCACCTCACTAAAAAACATAAGGTGTTGGGTACTTTAAATTGAAGAATCCTCAATGGGTTTTCTCTCCTGTTTCGTCTGTTAATAATTTTTGTTACACTTTCAGATCTTATATGATGATGGGGATGTGGAGACACTTATGCTCAAGGAAGAGCGTTGGATGTTTGCCAGTGAAACAAGAACATCCCCGACGTCTGATCTTACTGTAAGTTGTTTTGTCCAATATCATTTTAGTTGTGTGATTTGTCAACATCTAATTTAGCAGATTTATTTTCTTCAGGAACATGCAAAAGATGCTAATGATGCTTCTCTGGACGAGTATGTGCTACTTCGATTTTTTTGCTGCATTAGTTtacattttaaggatatacatagCATCGATCAATGTTTTGATTGTCTAGCTGTTGCTATTATCTAATATGTTAATTGCTCATGACCTACTTGTTTTTCACCGATACATTCTCGTTGGATCTTTTGCATCCCAGCAAAGCGgcaaagataaaatcaaattctaCAGCGGGAGAAATATGTGTGCAGACAGCAATAAAAAGGTTGATTAGTTTTCTTTAAACGCATTTCCTCTCCGATGATGTCATTTCTGAATCACTCCCTTAAGTAGCTATTGGCTCAAATTTCAGTCCTGCAAGTTCTGAACTGCCGAAGCGAAAAGGCCGACCACCTAAAGTTGGAAGCTCTGGGCAATCTAAGCCCAAGGAAGATGTTTCTCCCAAGGTTGAAAAGAAACCTTTGTTCGATGGCACACATGAACCTAAAAGCAAAATCACAGTTGACGATAAAGATACACACAGAAGTAAACCTGATGAAGAGTTATCGAAACTGGACCAAAAGCCAAAGGATATACCTTCCCCGAATGCAAGTGGTATTGAACCAAAGACAAGTTTAGATTCCAAACAAGAGAACTAAAGATTTGGAGATGTGGAGGCATTATCAAACGTCTTGAAAGAGTTAAGATTTGAAATTGAGTTTGTAATCCTGTTGTAATCCTGTTGGCTACTGAACTCGGTTCAGGCAATCACATTACTCCAAGGAGTTGTCTTATGAGCTTTTTAATCTgattatttcttgtttttatttagtTCACTATTGGAACCATGGCAGGTGATCTACAGCAGGTCATATAATTTTGAGACTTTTTTTAAAATCATAGACTGACCGTATGTTATTTCCTATTTAATCAATACTAAAATTCGGCTTTATGTTCTTATTTACGAACATGATTTCATTTTCGCCGTGAGGATGAGGGCTAGTAGTGCCAATGATGGTCGACTCCTTTCTCCTATTGATAATTTACTAAAAGGTACATTTATAATTTACTGAAAGGCGTACAAGGCGTACTTAAATCTAAGACTTAATTAAAAGATGAATTGTACGTTGTTATTTATCAAATACCGCATTCAATTTACTATTCTTCCTATTCTATCCTTTAATTATTTCCCTCTTCTattttttgtttcttctcttttttctctTATATACATgcaattttcttctctttcatcTCTTTTTTATCATTAtaaagatatctaaatttttttcgatcatTCAATTGATATCAAATCAAGGTTGCttttcaccggactaaccgctaGAAGAAGCACGAGCCAGAGCTATAATCCAAAATCGGACTATGTAGGTGAATCCTTGAATAAAGTAAGGGAGACCCTAAGTAGGTTAAGGTGACCCGATACTCAAGAAGAGACcctaagcaggtcaagagtgatccgATCCTTGAGGGGAACCctgtgatcctttgtttgaggggggaggggggattgttggggttgctaggttacaaacatagtcccacattgaaaacacatgagaaagatcatgattttataagaaaaagatatctccattggcatgagattttttctcaaagtgaataatatcatacaattgtggtgatatctaaattcttttcgatccttcatACATAACATGGACTTGACATGATTCCATATTAGGCTTACGAAGGTTAGGGTTTAACTGATTCTTTCGATAAAATTTTAACACCTTCGAAGAAGTCAAAATATGCAATGGACATATTTAGATCCATCAatagattttggtcaaaatccactgatcgaCTTAGAGATCTCAGATTGTAAtcatttcaggtcctgtggatttttaagattgcaaggagtccaacagTATCGTCCATTGCATATTTCAGCTTCTCCGGAGGTGTtaaaattttattgaaaaaaTCAGCTAAAGTATATCA
This genomic stretch from Zingiber officinale cultivar Zhangliang chromosome 7A, Zo_v1.1, whole genome shotgun sequence harbors:
- the LOC122002416 gene encoding uncharacterized protein LOC122002416; translation: MTSEKELVDGLQEVGKQLESPPTDVDDLLSLLDQTESLLTRVHQSPSQSIIDALRPAMKMLVDKRLLSHSDDNVKAIVASCTNEITRITAPEAPYNDDLMKEVFQNIVDTLDKLDDISSDSFFRRVSILDTFAKVRSFVVMLDLECDALVLNMFRIFLRTIRPNHSESIFSSMETIMTVLLEESDYISQELLFCLLDAVKIDNKDTLPIARMLAERVITDCAPKLEPHLRKFAKPRNVFLRKYSKVVASIVEGKSGFRGQQAINSANVEELANTKREDSDGETVNITSPNLNPTESSDKPRSRIGRPRGSNNSGTKLKMLAGAKRKIVGEVSSAKQNFEKDVAGEMRQKMQKLDERLLGDRVQVWWPEDQQFYTGKVIQYNHLTKKHKILYDDGDVETLMLKEERWMFASETRTSPTSDLTEHAKDANDASLDDKAAKIKSNSTAGEICVQTAIKSPASSELPKRKGRPPKVGSSGQSKPKEDVSPKVEKKPLFDGTHEPKSKITVDDKDTHRSKPDEELSKLDQKPKDIPSPNASGIEPKTSLDSKQEN